tatgtatatatatatgcatataacagattGAATTAGATGtttgtttctaaaaatattggtatttatgatttgcttcttttttggatattgtattttagtatttgatttgtttcgtaaagttatggatatccagatttttttggttcaataaaaacggataacgaatcgaatcaaaatttatgaatattttgctcaactttatccgtaaacaataaaaataatatatatagtttacctttttattcattatatatctttattcgaaccgaaaaattcaatgttTTATTGAAACTAtatatgtgagttttatatcaaaaaaaaatataatgtgaacacatttatgaatatagtgtgaacacgTTAGTAGCAGTAATGCAAAAAATCATCCGCGAACAATTTGTAGAATCACCAAAAAAATTCATACACAACACGAtcgttcatatatatatatatatatttttttttttcttttgaaaaaatggTTAGGAAAGATTCGGTGAAATTTGTAGGGTAAAGTAAGGATTTTAttgtttcaactttcaagacacATTGAGAAATTGTCATAGATTTAGCAGATAGTCTTGGGGTATCTCATGATCAGAGAGTGATGGAAATTGTAGTTATGAAAAATTATGAGTTAGGTCGGCAGTCCTCCATATTTGTTCATGTGGATGATTTTTGCATTTTTgctttcaaaaaatattattatttttttcaaaaaaaaaaaaaattgttagtgTTAAGTACTACACTGAAAAGATATTTACCATTATCCATTTGATCTTTTTCCtaaacttcaaaatatttttttctgaaatgttgaaaaattatttatatcatggGAAAAGGTTAAAAATcttcaattataaaatttctgACCAAAAATTCAGGTTTTTTactagtagtttttttttcttccaaacaTGATTGATGAGACTctagtaatttatttatatcatggCTGACCAACCCATATTTAGTGTCCATGCtgtaaatgaaaattttgaaaggCCTTCACTTCCCATCTGAGGCCTCAAAGAAGAGGTTCCTCCTGCCGGCAGAGAATCATAATAAACTCTTGCATAGCCAAACGATTCTAAGTGCCTCAATTGATTACAATGAAAGCAGGAACCGGCATGATAAGCTCCTTTGTTCCAGATAGTTACTGGATGTGTTTGTAGAGAGAGACTCTTTCTTATATTCTTAAAAATGTTtctgataaatatttttgtcaaactattataagtatttatttaaataaaattgtttaccTATTAAAAATAGAAGAATGGACTTGGGACGGTCGCAAAAGTTTTCCTGTGTAAGCCGGGCCCTGGACAAATCACTAACGCTTCCCTTTTATATAAACTAGAGCccgtgtccgcgcttcgcgcggattacatatttaattaaagAACAGTTTAATTAAAATTGGGAGTTTTGATGTTTCTGAAAGTGTAAgttaagttttgtttcttttataatgCGAAGTCGTTGGAAGCGAtgatcatttttttataaactaaagtaagtttgaataataaattatgttgatgaatttaatattcgtaagagaaaataatatttgagtGTGCCTATTTAATTGACGTAGAAAGCTGTAacgtaaattttaaaaaagttgaCTGGTGTCGTTTGCTATGAGGTTTAGGATAGCAATTTATTCCTCTTTTGGAAGCGTTGTATGATATCAATATCGTTGTCAAAGTAGAAGCGCGATCCAGGTGTGGTTATGAGTGATAGTTTCCTTGAAAAAGTGAAATATTTGTAAGCATTTAGTTTGACATAaactttatgtttagtttattacctTCATGTAACCGTAGAATGATACTTGTGATGATTACGATTTGGTTTTTTCTGGTAGATATGGGATTTAACTCCCTGAAATTAGACGTCTCCTTGTCCCATAAAGTTAAACGTACCAGTTTGGATCtacaaataattattgtattatatttcaaatttttatattttctatatatctagggtattaggaTCATTTTGGGCATTTTTCTACATGTCATctctacaattaaaaaaataaacatgagacggataattttatttaatgttggtAATATCTTAtgcatcatctataaaataaatatatattcatatataacattccagatttagtaatattattatttttatataattatacaatttgtattactaaagctttttaaaatatgcaaatttTAAACATCTAAATATCTAATCATATGAtatttagtttcttatatatctacaaaattttaaaaatattgtttaggccaaatgtttgataattatacaattttatatcatttttattagttttatacaatttgatataatatatatcaaatctatattaaattttattaagataataataaaatctataacatttaataaaaattatttttaaatataagttagaacAACACTAAGAACCTCAATTGAAATAGCATAATAGTAGGATGCGTGAGAAGCTTGGTGATTCAACACGCCTCCGGTCACTGTGACGAAAGACTAAACAAAAGCAtgtaatttcataaaatagaaTGAGTTTTTTAGTTTCTTGGTATCATATACCGTAAATGGATATTGGGCTGACTTCAGTATTAACTGGGATTCAAATAAATTGTTTGGGCTTCATAATTGACATGGATATCAGTCCAGTCTGAGATGAACTGGTAGATTGATTGGCCAGGAATTTTTTGCCTATGTGGCACATCTTAGAAGTCTCTAAAATAGCTCTTTTTATAACGTAGGATGAAAACCTTGGTTCGGAAACAAAGCTTATTACTGTTGATAAAGGTTTACAAACCGAAACAAACGATAAAACACAAAGTACAAAACCAAAAGTTTAGGACATGATGCAAACCAGAAACGTTAAACGAAATGAGAAGTTTTAGAAcggaaaaataaaaacagaatatcCAGTGAGAAACACAGCCTCTGCAAGATAAATCAAGCACCACCACGCAAAGACTTTGTCCATCACCACCAGCAAGCCAGAAATGATAAATACTCTTCTTCACCTTCCTTCTAGCCTCACCCCACCATTGCCTGGCTCAATAAAACAACATATCACATTGTATTAGAGAGCAATGAAGAAGGAAACATACTATCGtacatacatgtatatatagacTATTTACAGACAAAGAGAGCTTACATGGAAGAAGGCTTTCGGTGAAGGGGAACATAGCAGGACTCGTAAATTGAGTAGGAGGCCCGCCCCTTTCTTCCCACTTTCTAGTATTCACATGATAAGTCCACCATTGCCACTCAGTCACACACAGGATCTCCTTCTCTGATGACGTCAGGAATAATACAGTTTCAGAAAAGTTCATGAATGGCAAATAATCTTCGATTACAAGTACCCAACTAGCTTCTTTCCACTCCCATATGTCAAAGTAATCCACATGTAGAACTACAAGTGACAGAGATCCTCCCAGGTTTATCAGATACGTCGTAACTGTTATCCTGTCTTCGTAACGCAGGTCTGGTGAATAGTAAGGCAGCTCCATAACTCCGAATCTCTCTTCCATATCCACGTAGAGGATTATACCAGGATCTTCCAAAGAAACAAGCCAGTAGATTTTTCCTCCTACAAAGACATGACTGGATCTGTGTGGGATAAGAAAAACATACATTGGAAGATGAGGCACAGCGCCGATGATCCTCCACGTGCTAGAAGAATACACCTCACACTCTATGTGCAAACCTGCTCCATTCTCACCATCAGAGACTATGCGGAAAATTTTGTACTCGCTCATGTCAGGACCATATGCAACTCCGATGCTTGGTTCAGTCCAAAACGATGGTCTGCCCTGAGGAAGAAGCAGAGTCTGTTCAGTAGAAGGATTGCAGATCCATATCTGGaaatcttcttcattttcatcaGAGAGTTGGTTGATGCAGCATACTAATCCATTGAACGATGCTATCATGAGCATGTGGTGCTCAGCGTTTCTTCCCGGAGGATCAACTGTAGCGTGGTGTCGAAAGTTGAACTCCCCTGGCTTCAACAAATACAGCTCCATAGCGTTGTTTACTCTAGGACAAGCTATGTATGAGGGCTTCTTTCTCGATTGAGCGAGATGTATCGTAGCAAAATGTTTGTCCCTAACTGAGTCACGCCAGTATCTGTTAACCGTTTTCACTGAACGGATAGACCTTACTGAGAGTCGAGATAAGATGTCACGAAAGACATCTTGTTTAGATTCTACGTCATCCCATGTCAGTGATGTCACTCGCCTGCGATGCTGAGCTCGCGTCTCgaccatttttttgtttgtttcttgttgCTAAGGCTCTgcatcgacaaaaaaaaaattggttagcCCATAAAAAAGTTTCAGAAACAGATATAT
This genomic window from Brassica napus cultivar Da-Ae unplaced genomic scaffold, Da-Ae ScsIHWf_1320;HRSCAF=1886, whole genome shotgun sequence contains:
- the LOC125596905 gene encoding F-box protein DOR-like yields the protein MVETRAQHRRRVTSLTWDDVESKQDVFRDILSRLSVRSIRSVKTVNRYWRDSVRDKHFATIHLAQSRKKPSYIACPRVNNAMELYLLKPGEFNFRHHATVDPPGRNAEHHMLMIASFNGLVCCINQLSDENEEDFQIWICNPSTEQTLLLPQGRPSFWTEPSIGVAYGPDMSEYKIFRIVSDGENGAGLHIECEVYSSSTWRIIGAVPHLPMYVFLIPHRSSHVFVGGKIYWLVSLEDPGIILYVDMEERFGVMELPYYSPDLRYEDRITVTTYLINLGGSLSLVVLHVDYFDIWEWKEASWVLVIEDYLPFMNFSETVLFLTSSEKEILCVTEWQWWTYHVNTRKWEERGGPPTQFTSPAMFPFTESLLPCNGGVRLEGR